One Numida meleagris isolate 19003 breed g44 Domestic line chromosome 6, NumMel1.0, whole genome shotgun sequence genomic region harbors:
- the APIP gene encoding methylthioribulose-1-phosphate dehydratase — translation MTAASGPGLELANGSDAVQDKLHPRNLIPELCRLFYGLGWVTGTGGGISLKHGNEIYIAPSGVQKERIQPEDMFVCDMNEQDISGPPPHKKLKKSQCTPLFMNAYTMRGAGAVIHTHSKAAVMATLLYPGSEFTITHQEMIKGIQKCSSGGYYRYDDTLVVPIIENTPEEKDLKERMARAMEEYPDSCAVLVRRHGVYVWGETWEKAKTMCECYDYLFDIAVQMKQHGLDPSKHPAGENGIL, via the exons ATGACCGCCGCCAGCGGTCCCGGCCTCGAGCTCGCTAACGGCAGCGACGCGGTGCAG gataAGTTACATCCAAGAAACCTTATCCCAGAACTTTGTAGACTGTTTTATGGTTTAGGCTGGGTAACAGGTACTGGTGGAGGAATCAGCTTGAAACATGG GAATGAAATTTATATTGCTCCTTCAGGAGTCCAGAAGGAAAGAATACAG CCAGAAGACATGTTCGTTTGTGACATGAATGAGCAGGACATCAGTGGTCCCCCACCACACAAGAAACTAAAGAAAAGCCAGTGCACACCTCTCTTTATGAATGCCTACACTATGAGAG gAGCAGGTGCAGTGATACATACTCATTCCAAGGCTGCCGTGATGGCTACCCTTCTTTACCCAGGGAGTGAGTTCACTATTACCCATCAGGAGATGATAAAAGGAATCCAGAAGTGTTCTTCAGGAGGCTATTACCG ATATGATGATACACTGGTCGTTCCCATTATTGAGAATACACCAGAAGAGAAGGATCTCAAGGAAAGAATGGCAAGAGCAATGGAAGAATACCCAGATTCTTGTGCTGTTCTGGTCAGACGTCATGGAGTTTATGTATGGGGAGAAACATGggaaaaagccaaaacaat GTGTGAGTGTTACGACTACCTATTTGATATTGCAGTACAGATGAAGCAGCACGGGCTAGATCCTTCAAAACATCCAGCAGGAGAAAATGGGATCTTGTGA